Proteins co-encoded in one Methanolacinia paynteri genomic window:
- a CDS encoding SWIM zinc finger family protein → MPGRFSPEEILLEETIESILKKYPQKGRKALDAVQDGKIHKYLDFFVVEGTSDTYVVDDDFCACNDFCFRGIMCWHILAVRIARLTGGYDEINEWYQDRWSVAGKNGGDTETDSNNNIS, encoded by the coding sequence ATGCCAGGACGTTTCTCCCCCGAAGAAATACTGCTTGAAGAAACCATAGAGTCGATCCTGAAAAAATATCCGCAGAAGGGGCGAAAGGCTCTTGACGCAGTTCAGGACGGAAAGATCCACAAGTACCTCGATTTTTTTGTGGTCGAGGGTACCTCTGATACCTATGTCGTCGACGATGATTTCTGCGCCTGCAATGATTTCTGTTTCAGGGGAATAATGTGCTGGCATATCCTGGCAGTCAGGATCGCAAGGTTAACAGGTGGTTACGACGAAATTAATGAGTGGTATCAGGATCGGTGGTCTGTTGCCGGAAAAAATGGCGGAGATACTGAAACAGATAGTAATAATAACATTTCTTGA
- a CDS encoding Nif3-like dinuclear metal center hexameric protein, whose product MNTGRFISILEEIAPPELAEEFDEGRIGLIVEGKEDIESVACSLDATGHTVSQAILCDADALVVHHPPIWYPLARIAGKDAFILGRALSSGLNIYAMHTNFDHAEGGINDALAEILGLSATEKMPLGVVGDCSLTPAEISRILGGGLRLYNCPEKIERLAVVGGSGFDTELIECAYELGADALLSAELKHNIMIDSPPELGLMESTHYALESPGMKRLAGKMGWTYIPDEPRLSVIP is encoded by the coding sequence ATGAACACCGGCCGGTTTATATCGATTCTTGAAGAGATTGCTCCTCCCGAGCTTGCGGAGGAGTTCGACGAAGGAAGGATCGGCCTGATAGTGGAGGGAAAGGAGGATATCGAATCCGTTGCATGCTCCCTTGATGCGACGGGGCACACGGTCTCGCAGGCGATTTTATGTGATGCCGACGCCCTTGTGGTTCATCACCCCCCGATCTGGTATCCCCTGGCCAGGATCGCAGGGAAGGATGCGTTCATACTTGGAAGAGCCCTCTCCTCAGGCCTGAATATCTACGCGATGCACACGAATTTCGATCATGCAGAAGGAGGCATCAACGACGCCCTCGCAGAGATCCTGGGCCTGTCCGCGACAGAGAAGATGCCTCTCGGAGTTGTGGGCGACTGCTCGCTGACTCCGGCGGAGATCTCCAGAATCCTGGGCGGAGGGCTGAGGCTCTACAACTGCCCTGAAAAGATCGAACGGCTTGCAGTAGTCGGAGGGAGCGGCTTTGATACCGAGCTTATAGAATGTGCATACGAACTCGGTGCCGACGCCCTTCTCTCGGCCGAACTGAAGCACAATATTATGATAGACTCCCCGCCGGAACTGGGGTTGATGGAGTCCACCCACTATGCACTCGAGTCTCCCGGCATGAAGCGGCTTGCCGGGAAAATGGGCTGGACCTATATCCCCGATGAGCCGAGGCTATCGGTAATTCCGTGA
- a CDS encoding homocysteine biosynthesis protein — protein sequence MEKSIEEINRRILEGSAHIVTAEEMPGIVDELGEEGALKEVDVVTTGTFGAMCSSGAFFNFGHSDPPIRMERAWMNDVELYSGIAAVDAYLGATQESETQGSAYGGAHVIEDLISGKSVELRASSKGTDCYPRKTLSTDLLLHDLNEAIMCNPRNAYQRYAAATNSTENTLNTYMGTLLPEHGNVSYSGAGLLSPLINDPKLRMIGSGVPIFLCGAKGMIVGQGTQSSPGTLFATLMTTGDLKEMSPKYLRAATFKNYGVSCYIGLGVPIPVTDTEIVRNTAVRDEDIMTNIVDYGVPSRNRPTIKTVSYAELKSGSVEINGEEIKTSSLSSFKKAREIAGELKRWVSSGQMTMALPTRPSDASRTVKPMKESKRTPRVMEIMERNITCISEDADIKTAAKKLLRGETNHLPVLNSENKVVGIVTTYDVSKAIIKENVNDNVSVVMSRSVITTTPEEAVDIAAMKLERNNISALPVIDPEGKLLGILTGTDLGKLLGRRWYK from the coding sequence ATGGAAAAGTCCATTGAAGAGATAAACCGGAGAATACTGGAAGGCAGTGCCCATATAGTGACGGCCGAGGAGATGCCGGGCATTGTCGACGAACTGGGGGAGGAAGGAGCATTAAAAGAAGTTGATGTCGTAACCACCGGTACATTCGGGGCAATGTGCTCTTCAGGGGCTTTCTTCAACTTCGGCCATTCCGATCCGCCGATACGGATGGAGCGGGCATGGATGAACGATGTCGAGCTATATTCCGGCATTGCGGCGGTAGACGCATACCTGGGTGCGACACAGGAGTCCGAAACGCAGGGAAGTGCGTACGGCGGAGCTCATGTCATCGAGGATCTCATATCGGGGAAGTCCGTCGAACTCCGTGCGTCTTCGAAAGGCACGGACTGCTACCCGAGAAAAACTCTCTCGACGGATCTGCTGCTCCACGATCTCAACGAAGCGATAATGTGCAACCCCAGGAACGCGTACCAGAGGTATGCGGCCGCGACGAATTCCACGGAGAATACCCTGAATACATACATGGGAACGCTCCTTCCCGAGCACGGAAACGTGAGCTACTCGGGAGCGGGACTCCTTTCGCCTCTGATCAACGATCCCAAGCTGAGAATGATCGGAAGCGGGGTTCCGATATTCCTCTGCGGAGCAAAGGGAATGATCGTCGGGCAGGGAACACAGTCCTCGCCCGGCACGCTCTTCGCAACCCTGATGACGACCGGAGATCTCAAGGAGATGTCCCCGAAATATCTGCGGGCGGCGACATTCAAAAATTACGGGGTCTCATGCTACATAGGTCTGGGTGTGCCGATCCCTGTGACCGACACCGAGATCGTGAGGAACACGGCGGTACGGGATGAGGATATTATGACAAACATCGTCGACTACGGTGTCCCGAGCAGGAACAGGCCGACAATAAAGACAGTAAGCTACGCTGAACTCAAAAGCGGTAGCGTCGAGATCAACGGCGAGGAGATCAAAACTTCGTCGCTCTCTTCGTTCAAGAAGGCACGCGAGATCGCAGGGGAGCTGAAGAGGTGGGTCTCCTCCGGCCAGATGACGATGGCGCTTCCCACAAGGCCCTCGGATGCATCACGGACGGTCAAACCGATGAAAGAGTCGAAACGGACACCACGGGTGATGGAGATCATGGAGCGCAACATTACCTGCATCTCCGAGGACGCCGATATCAAAACCGCAGCGAAGAAGCTTCTCCGGGGCGAGACTAACCATCTTCCCGTCCTGAATAGCGAGAACAAGGTCGTAGGAATCGTGACCACTTACGATGTCTCGAAGGCGATCATAAAAGAGAATGTCAACGACAACGTCTCGGTGGTTATGTCGAGGAGCGTAATCACGACGACTCCCGAAGAGGCGGTCGATATCGCGGCGATGAAACTCGAAAGGAACAACATCAGCGCCCTGCCGGTTATAGATCCCGAAGGAAAACTTCTCGGTATTCTTACCGGAACGGATCTCGGCAAACTGCTCGGAAGGAGGTGGTACAAGTGA
- a CDS encoding 4Fe-4S binding protein: MKLLVRFHKRRGQEPIIARTVLDTGVLINVERAYIESMDGEVLIDVPNDKAKLVCERLKAFGAEVERLEESVRRKEEECIDCGECISICPQGVFSFDEDWNITMKQENCVLCGKCVESCPHSALSIHQ, from the coding sequence GTGAAACTCCTTGTCAGGTTCCATAAAAGACGCGGCCAGGAACCGATTATCGCGAGGACCGTCCTCGACACAGGTGTACTGATAAACGTGGAGAGGGCATACATCGAATCCATGGACGGCGAGGTTCTGATAGATGTCCCCAACGACAAGGCGAAGCTTGTATGCGAGAGGCTGAAGGCGTTCGGGGCCGAAGTCGAGAGGCTCGAAGAATCGGTGAGGCGCAAAGAAGAGGAATGCATCGACTGCGGGGAGTGCATCAGCATCTGCCCGCAGGGAGTGTTCTCCTTCGACGAGGACTGGAACATCACGATGAAGCAGGAGAACTGTGTTCTCTGCGGAAAATGTGTTGAGTCGTGCCCGCATTCGGCACTCTCCATTCACCAGTAG
- a CDS encoding UPF0280 family protein, with translation MLRELFRYKTTFATILADDAKFFEPAKKAMIDARLEIESEISVNPLFLSSLVPVENETESLHVERMVDAAKKTGTGPMAAVAGTIAWAGVEAMKDRGAEAAVIDNGGDIALFSDKEIRIGLYAGNSAMSKKSAFVIPPKEKIYGVCTSSATVGPSISFGIADSVTVFSADVSLADAWATMICNDLRSPISEYPMNIDEMGVDGVFATFGKESSGWGILPEIRAAIVDTGLITSG, from the coding sequence ATGCTCAGGGAACTGTTCAGGTATAAGACCACATTCGCCACGATACTTGCCGACGATGCGAAGTTCTTCGAACCGGCAAAGAAGGCGATGATAGACGCGAGACTTGAGATCGAATCCGAGATCTCGGTAAACCCTCTTTTTTTATCCAGCCTTGTTCCGGTAGAAAACGAAACCGAATCGCTACACGTGGAGAGGATGGTCGATGCCGCAAAGAAAACCGGAACGGGTCCGATGGCCGCGGTCGCCGGAACGATTGCATGGGCGGGAGTGGAGGCGATGAAAGACCGCGGAGCCGAAGCTGCGGTGATAGACAACGGCGGGGACATCGCCCTGTTCTCGGATAAGGAGATCAGGATCGGACTGTATGCGGGGAACTCTGCGATGAGCAAAAAATCGGCGTTCGTCATTCCGCCGAAAGAAAAGATCTATGGAGTGTGCACGTCCTCTGCAACGGTAGGCCCGTCGATCTCGTTCGGCATCGCCGATTCTGTCACCGTATTTTCAGCCGACGTCTCCCTTGCCGATGCATGGGCGACGATGATCTGCAATGATCTGAGATCGCCGATCTCTGAATATCCCATGAATATCGATGAGATGGGGGTAGACGGCGTATTCGCAACGTTCGGAAAAGAGAGTTCAGGGTGGGGTATTCTGCCTGAGATCAGGGCGGCGATAGTTGACACCGGCCTGATAACTTCGGGCTGA
- the artA gene encoding archaeosortase A, producing MFQVFLILSLVLFVLFLIPSRFRRYFAAGGWSFLGIFFVLFSFGHVAENEFIYPVAAVLSLPLFIITIAASYSGNRTAFRITTVAAVAFIIYSVIAPNQAISEWLIRMQVDNTILALAMIGHPAAAPSWDCILSNGYGIIITFSCTPIVGTAVMLGMATGVDANLKQKIFAAGFVILSLAALNIARLVFVVKAYSEQWFPYFTDFASGGFPGHESFFWAHNVIGRISFTFLAIILVGWGLTYFIPDLRRFYREILYFYYNGLKRISGCRLDMKDI from the coding sequence ATGTTCCAGGTATTCCTGATACTGTCATTAGTCCTGTTTGTCCTATTCCTGATCCCCTCAAGATTCAGGAGATATTTTGCAGCGGGAGGCTGGTCTTTCCTCGGGATCTTCTTTGTCCTCTTCTCTTTCGGCCACGTGGCGGAGAACGAATTCATCTACCCGGTGGCCGCTGTGCTCTCACTCCCGTTGTTCATTATAACGATCGCAGCATCTTATTCCGGGAACAGGACGGCATTCCGGATAACGACGGTTGCGGCAGTGGCGTTCATCATTTATTCGGTAATCGCACCCAACCAGGCGATATCGGAATGGCTGATCAGGATGCAGGTGGACAACACGATCCTCGCACTCGCCATGATCGGACATCCTGCCGCCGCCCCTTCATGGGACTGCATCCTGAGCAACGGTTACGGGATTATAATCACATTTTCGTGCACACCGATCGTCGGAACTGCGGTGATGCTCGGAATGGCAACAGGTGTGGATGCAAACCTGAAACAGAAGATCTTCGCTGCCGGATTCGTGATCCTCTCGCTGGCCGCCCTCAATATAGCAAGGCTCGTATTCGTAGTCAAGGCGTACTCGGAGCAGTGGTTCCCCTATTTCACGGACTTTGCATCGGGCGGATTTCCGGGACACGAGAGCTTCTTCTGGGCGCACAATGTCATAGGCAGGATCAGCTTCACGTTCCTGGCGATAATCCTCGTCGGGTGGGGGCTGACGTATTTCATCCCGGATTTGAGGAGATTTTACCGCGAGATTCTCTATTTTTACTATAACGGATTGAAAAGGATATCCGGGTGCCGGTTAGACATGAAAGATATTTGA
- a CDS encoding helix-turn-helix domain-containing protein, producing MRQEDIDWKIYHIVVDENSVSADDILSKTGFDRETVTGSLKRLESGSLIEYDGETARILSLHEMLLKCSIKNAAADPESPIIIENGVIKENPNYKR from the coding sequence GTGCGTCAGGAAGATATCGACTGGAAAATATACCATATTGTCGTCGACGAAAACAGCGTTTCCGCAGACGATATTTTATCCAAAACCGGTTTTGACAGGGAAACAGTAACGGGATCGCTGAAAAGGCTCGAGTCGGGCAGTCTTATAGAATATGACGGCGAAACGGCAAGGATACTCTCTCTTCACGAGATGCTCCTCAAATGCAGTATCAAAAATGCCGCAGCAGATCCCGAGAGCCCCATAATTATTGAAAACGGCGTTATCAAAGAGAACCCGAATTACAAGAGATAA
- a CDS encoding tRNA (cytidine(56)-2'-O)-methyltransferase produces the protein MTEKVCVLRLGHRPERDRRVTTHVGLTARALGAEGMYLASEDKNIKQSIDDVAERWGGNFFVETGVGWKKCVNDWKANGGVVVHLTMYGVPMTSAIEEIKKHEKVLVVVGAEKVPADIYNMTDYNVSVTTQPHSEISSLALFLDHLSDGKNLNLEFPDADLKIDPCERGKRFKY, from the coding sequence ATGACAGAAAAAGTATGTGTCCTCCGTCTTGGCCACAGGCCGGAGAGGGACAGACGAGTTACAACCCATGTCGGACTTACAGCCCGTGCACTTGGTGCCGAAGGTATGTACCTGGCATCCGAAGACAAGAATATAAAACAGTCCATCGATGACGTTGCAGAAAGATGGGGAGGAAATTTCTTCGTAGAAACGGGAGTCGGATGGAAGAAATGCGTCAACGACTGGAAGGCCAACGGGGGCGTGGTTGTCCATCTTACGATGTACGGCGTTCCCATGACATCAGCCATCGAAGAGATCAAAAAACACGAAAAGGTTCTGGTGGTCGTGGGTGCAGAGAAGGTTCCGGCGGACATCTACAACATGACCGATTATAACGTCTCGGTTACCACCCAGCCGCATTCAGAGATCTCGAGCCTTGCTCTTTTTCTCGACCACCTCTCCGACGGCAAAAACCTCAATCTCGAATTTCCGGATGCAGATCTGAAGATAGATCCCTGCGAGAGAGGGAAGAGGTTCAAGTATTGA
- a CDS encoding ATP-grasp domain-containing protein — protein sequence MKGRVLIAGFATRHVACSAKNAGYEVHAIDAFCDQDLQWNTESCTIFEDLESLPGQIEEICKEINPDYLVVTSGAEEISVSKKISGSCKDKAGIFTDKQKIQDFFQENSIRVPAILADGSYPAMLKPCKGAGGWRNTVVESPPEENNFCEMWPETPYIRQEVVKGVPCSVSCIASGGMAKAIAVNLQYLRGGDGDRAYGFAGAATPFTNEKAGELMKEAERIASLSGCTGSIGIDFILSDEGIYAIEVNPRFQATLDIIEMSTGFNIFEAHINACKGILPESSPKAKKVVARRIMFAERDLIIRDDLKKFHPHVADIPRENSEIEEGGAIISVYGEGDTLAGAESSLDKTIKEIGRYISRW from the coding sequence TTGAAGGGGCGTGTTCTTATCGCCGGGTTTGCAACACGGCATGTTGCCTGCTCTGCGAAAAATGCCGGATACGAGGTCCATGCGATAGATGCGTTCTGCGACCAGGACCTGCAGTGGAACACGGAATCATGCACTATCTTTGAGGATCTCGAATCGCTTCCCGGGCAGATAGAAGAGATCTGCAAAGAGATCAATCCCGATTATCTCGTGGTAACTTCGGGTGCGGAGGAGATCTCTGTCTCTAAGAAGATTTCCGGGAGCTGTAAGGATAAGGCAGGAATCTTTACGGACAAGCAGAAGATACAGGATTTTTTCCAGGAAAACTCGATCAGGGTTCCTGCGATTCTTGCCGACGGAAGCTACCCGGCTATGCTCAAGCCCTGCAAAGGAGCGGGGGGATGGAGAAATACGGTCGTAGAATCTCCCCCGGAAGAGAACAACTTCTGCGAAATGTGGCCTGAAACTCCATATATCCGGCAGGAGGTTGTGAAAGGAGTGCCATGCAGCGTATCGTGCATCGCGTCCGGCGGAATGGCGAAGGCGATCGCCGTGAATCTCCAGTATCTCAGGGGAGGAGATGGCGATAGGGCCTACGGTTTTGCAGGCGCCGCAACTCCGTTTACGAACGAAAAGGCCGGCGAACTCATGAAAGAGGCAGAAAGGATCGCCTCTTTATCAGGATGTACCGGCTCGATTGGAATCGACTTCATCCTCTCGGATGAGGGGATCTATGCAATCGAGGTCAACCCGCGTTTCCAGGCGACACTCGATATCATCGAGATGTCGACAGGATTCAACATCTTCGAAGCGCATATCAACGCCTGCAAAGGGATTCTCCCGGAATCTTCCCCGAAAGCGAAAAAAGTGGTCGCACGCAGGATCATGTTCGCGGAGCGCGACCTGATCATCAGGGACGACCTGAAGAAATTCCACCCGCATGTAGCCGATATTCCCCGGGAAAACAGCGAAATCGAGGAAGGCGGAGCGATAATCAGTGTTTACGGGGAAGGAGACACTCTTGCTGGTGCCGAATCATCACTGGATAAAACTATTAAAGAAATTGGCAGATATATAAGCAGATGGTAG
- a CDS encoding transcription factor, translating into MVAVEDALKSDAVRAYLFRLVGEEGLDLIDKFPVEGEYSDEDLAESTGINLNSVRHTLYTLYGKRLAEYRRIKNSETGWLTYLWVLKFENLDATLSEEMDDILDILKAREDYELLNDFYICGKCGLRYTFDEAMARDFICINCDEKMDHFDNDLLAEALKRRVDAIKENLGKA; encoded by the coding sequence ATGGTAGCTGTAGAAGATGCACTTAAAAGCGATGCGGTAAGAGCATATCTCTTCCGCCTCGTCGGGGAAGAGGGGCTTGATTTAATCGATAAATTTCCTGTGGAGGGTGAATACAGCGACGAAGATCTTGCCGAGAGCACGGGGATCAACTTAAACAGCGTCAGGCACACTCTATACACCCTTTATGGGAAGCGCCTGGCCGAATACCGCCGTATAAAGAATTCAGAGACCGGCTGGCTCACCTATCTCTGGGTCCTGAAGTTCGAAAACCTTGATGCCACGCTCTCGGAAGAGATGGACGACATCCTCGATATTCTCAAGGCGAGAGAGGATTACGAGCTCCTCAACGACTTCTATATCTGCGGTAAATGCGGCCTGAGATATACGTTCGACGAGGCGATGGCAAGGGACTTCATATGCATCAACTGCGATGAGAAGATGGACCATTTCGACAACGATCTCCTTGCCGAAGCGCTGAAGCGCCGTGTCGACGCGATAAAGGAAAACCTGGGAAAAGCGTGA
- a CDS encoding TIGR00295 family protein, giving the protein MKISDIDPIPLLKKSGCPDNVIEHCIAVRDLAMVFARNAPVDKELVEKGALLHDIGRCRTHSIAHGQVGAEICRDYGLPEEICRIVETHIGAGLTAEECRREGLKPVDCVPKTLEEKIVAHADNLIKGTKEITIDERLDHSANLPEAARKRMKDLSDEIEKYR; this is encoded by the coding sequence GTGAAGATATCCGATATAGATCCAATACCTCTTTTAAAAAAATCAGGCTGTCCCGACAACGTCATCGAACACTGTATTGCAGTACGGGATCTTGCGATGGTCTTCGCCCGGAATGCACCGGTGGACAAAGAGCTTGTCGAAAAGGGAGCACTTCTTCATGACATCGGACGCTGCAGGACGCATTCGATTGCCCACGGACAGGTTGGTGCGGAGATCTGCAGGGATTACGGGCTCCCGGAAGAGATTTGCCGCATCGTCGAGACCCATATAGGTGCAGGACTTACCGCCGAAGAATGCCGCAGAGAAGGGCTTAAGCCGGTCGACTGCGTACCGAAAACTCTGGAAGAGAAGATTGTCGCCCACGCGGACAACCTGATCAAGGGAACAAAAGAGATTACAATCGATGAAAGACTCGACCATTCGGCAAACCTGCCGGAGGCTGCCAGGAAAAGGATGAAGGATCTCTCGGACGAGATCGAGAAGTACAGGTAA
- a CDS encoding regulator of amino acid metabolism, contains ACT domain protein, protein MWTQILREFADSPSQTMVVKYFLENGLGINEKGRIVCNGIEIPATHIAKKIGTDRRVIDATAKRILSLKEIRDIFLNLRVTPDLTQVADALGLAVITIYPKDAAQKGIVGAAVKVITDHNLSIRQIFVTDPILSEDPKLVVILESNLPATVYEELRSLPQVRKIII, encoded by the coding sequence ATGTGGACTCAAATTCTCCGTGAATTTGCCGATTCGCCGTCTCAGACGATGGTAGTCAAGTATTTTTTGGAGAATGGACTGGGAATAAACGAGAAGGGGCGCATAGTCTGCAACGGGATCGAGATCCCTGCGACGCATATCGCAAAGAAGATCGGAACCGACCGGAGAGTAATCGACGCCACCGCAAAAAGGATACTCAGCCTTAAGGAGATCAGGGATATATTTCTCAACCTGCGGGTGACGCCCGACCTGACGCAGGTTGCAGACGCACTCGGCCTAGCCGTTATCACGATATACCCGAAGGACGCCGCCCAGAAAGGAATTGTCGGTGCGGCAGTCAAGGTGATAACCGATCACAATCTCTCGATAAGACAGATATTCGTAACCGACCCCATCCTCTCCGAGGACCCGAAACTCGTAGTAATACTTGAGTCCAACCTTCCCGCAACCGTATATGAAGAGCTCAGGTCGCTTCCGCAGGTCAGAAAAATAATAATCTAA
- a CDS encoding alpha/beta hydrolase family protein — protein sequence MKSGRTCIITITVLIAIVFSISAGCTCPIQQSQDSSAVTPADESAYDSTSLIFDDQEFAFELQRTLGATYSGEADIGECLATASRIEEGDFESWYSEWKKTADAIRTAGDESLAAGHNVTAMEAYYRAATYYRTAEFFLHGNSTDPRIVETWGLSRETFRDALALDDVPYEIVEIPYENTTLPGYFYMVDDSGTPRPLLIIQTGFDGCQEELHPYVMEGIKRGYNVLTFEGPGQGEVIRVRHIPFRADWENVIEPVVDYAVNRSDVDEDRIALWGISLGGYLAPRGAAYDPRITALIADGGTYDVGQNLLRNLQEGGGAAANMTEEDLKEWLQTDPVEFNDAIWAVMANDTGTRWLNENGMFVFNVSSPAQFWAKWMDFSLVGIAENISCPTLVTAGATDHFDPDGEQAKELYDHLTCDRELIIFSEEYGAGSHCQLGAFGQSFAAKFDWLDEKMGLTG from the coding sequence ATGAAATCCGGGAGAACCTGTATAATCACGATCACCGTCCTGATAGCAATTGTATTTTCTATTTCTGCAGGCTGTACCTGCCCGATTCAGCAATCGCAGGATTCATCTGCTGTAACTCCGGCCGACGAATCTGCCTATGACTCAACTTCGCTCATATTTGACGATCAGGAATTTGCTTTCGAGCTCCAGCGGACACTTGGCGCCACGTATTCGGGAGAGGCCGATATCGGTGAGTGTCTTGCCACTGCCTCCCGGATCGAAGAAGGAGACTTTGAGAGTTGGTACAGCGAATGGAAGAAGACCGCGGACGCCATCAGGACTGCGGGTGACGAGAGCCTCGCAGCCGGGCACAATGTTACAGCAATGGAAGCATACTACCGGGCCGCAACATATTATCGCACAGCCGAGTTCTTCCTTCATGGCAACTCAACCGATCCCCGCATCGTTGAGACCTGGGGATTAAGCCGGGAAACGTTTCGCGATGCACTAGCGCTCGACGACGTTCCTTACGAGATTGTCGAAATCCCTTACGAGAATACGACGCTTCCGGGGTACTTTTATATGGTCGATGATTCCGGCACACCTCGTCCGCTCCTCATCATCCAGACCGGATTTGACGGCTGTCAGGAAGAGCTCCATCCTTATGTGATGGAGGGAATAAAACGCGGATACAACGTCCTGACATTCGAGGGGCCGGGCCAGGGAGAAGTGATACGGGTCCGGCACATACCGTTCCGTGCCGACTGGGAGAATGTGATCGAACCTGTTGTGGACTATGCGGTGAACCGTTCCGACGTCGACGAAGACCGGATTGCACTCTGGGGAATTTCCCTAGGGGGCTACCTCGCTCCCCGCGGTGCCGCATATGATCCCCGGATCACGGCGCTGATCGCCGACGGAGGCACTTACGACGTCGGGCAGAACCTCCTCCGGAACCTGCAGGAAGGCGGGGGAGCGGCCGCGAACATGACGGAAGAAGACCTGAAGGAATGGCTGCAGACGGACCCGGTCGAGTTCAACGATGCCATCTGGGCTGTCATGGCTAACGATACCGGAACCCGCTGGCTGAACGAGAACGGTATGTTCGTCTTCAATGTGAGCTCGCCGGCACAGTTCTGGGCGAAATGGATGGATTTCTCACTCGTTGGAATCGCCGAAAATATAAGCTGCCCTACGTTGGTCACTGCCGGTGCGACAGATCATTTCGACCCGGACGGAGAACAGGCAAAGGAACTTTACGACCACCTAACCTGCGATCGTGAACTAATAATATTCTCCGAAGAGTACGGTGCAGGGTCACACTGTCAGCTCGGGGCGTTCGGGCAGTCTTTTGCCGCCAAGTTCGACTGGCTCGATGAGAAGATGGGACTAACGGGATAA